One genomic window of Ziziphus jujuba cultivar Dongzao chromosome 4, ASM3175591v1 includes the following:
- the LOC107415121 gene encoding plant UBX domain-containing protein 1, with product MLIPHPSLKRRRFTNYYFDPMEAQAKLAAAKEKFGREIRVFETSPPSSSRTEESNKEETDDFYEFTAEDYYRLLATKKEDKFLKTRKIREAEEAARRSKITKVTIRFRFPDNHTLEAIFHPSETIQRLVDLLQKVITRPDLPFYIYTTPPKKQVKDMSQDFFSAGFVPGAILYFSYDIPKGDDTVEVSSGPFLQEEIMSLKGLESIVEHQEPVQSVPESVTTQAPTPVVEERKPTEKKPAKPKWLKL from the exons ATGCTGATCCCTCATCCTTCTTTGAAGAGAAGAAGGTTCACCAACTACTACTTCGATCCAATGGAAGCCCAG GCTAAGCTAGCCGCTGCCAAAGAAAAGTTTGGACGGGAAATCCGTGTGTTTGAAACATCTCCACCATCTTCTTCTCGAACTGAAGAGTCCAATAAAG AGGAGACTGATGACTTCTATGAGTTCACTGCCGAGGATTATTACCGACTATTGGCAACCAAGAAAGAAG ATAAGTTTTTGAAGACACGGAAAATCAGAGAGGCAGAAGAGGCAGCACGCAGGTCAAAGATAACAAAG GTTACAATCAGGTTCCGGTTTCCTGATAATCACACATTGGAGGCCATATTCCATCCATCAGAAACAATTCAGAGGTTGGTTGATCTTCTTCAGAAAGTGATAACTCGGCCAGATTTACcattctatatat ATACTACCCCTCCTAAAAAGCAGGTAAAAGACATGTCACAGGATTTTTTCTCTGCAGGCTTTGTTCCTGGAGCCATCTTGTATTTTTCATATGATATACCAAAAG GTGATGATACTGTGGAAGTCAGCTCAGGTCCCTTCCTCCAGGAAGAGATAATGTCTCTGAAAGGTTTGGAATCCATTGTGGAGCATCAAGAGCCTGTTCAGTCTGTCCCAGAATCGGTAACAACACAGGCACCAACCCCTGTTGTCGAAGAGCGGAAGCCTACAGAAAAGAAACCAGCCAAGCCAAAGTGGCTGAAATTGTGA
- the LOC132803602 gene encoding large ribosomal subunit protein uL18-like produces MRKKGHREREKLLAEFKSSYLISFGEYRERGIKANNLEELNKIIHAVVCADLTVKKSDKEPPQDTINVYGCKPHQMHMGHERLLFNLKKLTYEERKNQLIEGLTKLGQWHKFSKVHSLNFSP; encoded by the exons ATGAGAAAGAAAGGTCACCGAGAGAGGGAGAAGTTGCTGGCAGAATTTAAGAGCTCCTATT tgatatCCTTTGGTGAGTACAGAGAAAGAGGAATTAAGGCAAATAACCTTGAAGAATTGAACAAGATAATTCATGCTGTCGTCTGTGCTGATCTCACAGTGAAGAAATCTGATAAGGAACCACCCCAGGACACTATAAACGTTTATG gATGTAAACCTCACCAGATGCATATGGGACATGAAAGACTCTT GTTCAACTTAAAGAAGCTCACATATGAAGAAAGGAAGAACCAGTTAATTGAAGGATTGACTAAACTTGGACAGTggcataaattttcaaaggtacatagcctaaatttttctccttaa